The following proteins come from a genomic window of Phacochoerus africanus isolate WHEZ1 chromosome 9, ROS_Pafr_v1, whole genome shotgun sequence:
- the SSR1 gene encoding translocon-associated protein subunit alpha isoform X1 yields MRSLPRLLLLLLLVFPATLLLRGGPGGSLAVAQDLTEDEETVEDSIIEDEDDEAEVEEDEPTDLAEDKEEEDVSGEPEASPSADTTILFVKGEDFPANNIVKFLVGFTNKGTEDFIVESLDASFRYPQDYQFYIQNFTALPLNTVVPPQRQATFEYSFIPAEPMGGRPFGLVINLNYKDLNGNVFQDAVFNQTVTIIEREDGLDGETIFMYMFLAGLGLLLVVGLHQLLESRKRKRPIQKVETGTSSQNDVDMSWIPQETLNQINKASPRRLPRKRAQKRSVGSDERRRKETH; encoded by the exons GCTCCTTAGCAGTGGCTCAGGACCTTACAGAAGATGAAGAAACAGTGGAAGATTCTATAATtgaagatgaagatgatgaaGCAGAGGTGGAAGAGGATGAACCCACCGACTTG GCTGAAgataaagaggaagaagatgTATCTGGTGAACCTGAAGCTTCACCCAGTGCAGATACCACCATCCTGTTTGTGAAGGGAGAAG ACTTTCCGGCAAATAACATTGTCAAGTTCCTGGTGGGCTTCACGAATAAGGGTACAGAAGACTTCATCGTTGAATCTCTGGACGCCTCCTTCCGTTATCCTCAAGACTACCAGTTTTACATCCAGAACTTCACGGCGCTTCCCCTGAACACTGTCGTGCCGCCGCAGAGACAGGCCACCTTTGAGTACTCCTTCATCCCTGCGGAGCCCATGGGCGGGCGGCCCTTTGGTCTGGTCATCAACCTCAACTACAAAGATCTGAAC GGCAATGTTTTCCAAGATGCTGTCTTCAATCAAACGGTTACAATTATCGAGAGAGAGGATGGGTTAGATGGAGAAAC AATCTTCATGTATATGTTCCTTGCTGGTCTTGGGCTCTTGCTTGTTGTTGGCCTTCATCAACTCCTAGAATCCAGGAAG CGCAAGAGGCCCATCCAGAAGGTGGAGACAGGCACGTCCAGTCAGAATGATGTCGACATGAGTTGGATTCCTCAGGAAACTTTGAATCAGATCA ATAAAGCTTCACCAAGAAGGTTGCCCAGGAAACGGGCACAGAAGAGATCCGTGGGATCTGATGA GCGCAGGAGGAAGGAGACGCACTGA
- the SSR1 gene encoding translocon-associated protein subunit alpha isoform X2 — protein sequence MRSLPRLLLLLLLVFPATLLLRGGPGGSLAVAQDLTEDEETVEDSIIEDEDDEAEVEEDEPTDLAEDKEEEDVSGEPEASPSADTTILFVKGEDFPANNIVKFLVGFTNKGTEDFIVESLDASFRYPQDYQFYIQNFTALPLNTVVPPQRQATFEYSFIPAEPMGGRPFGLVINLNYKDLNGNVFQDAVFNQTVTIIEREDGLDGETIFMYMFLAGLGLLLVVGLHQLLESRKRKRPIQKVETGTSSQNDVDMSWIPQETLNQINKASPRRLPRKRAQKRSVGSDE from the exons GCTCCTTAGCAGTGGCTCAGGACCTTACAGAAGATGAAGAAACAGTGGAAGATTCTATAATtgaagatgaagatgatgaaGCAGAGGTGGAAGAGGATGAACCCACCGACTTG GCTGAAgataaagaggaagaagatgTATCTGGTGAACCTGAAGCTTCACCCAGTGCAGATACCACCATCCTGTTTGTGAAGGGAGAAG ACTTTCCGGCAAATAACATTGTCAAGTTCCTGGTGGGCTTCACGAATAAGGGTACAGAAGACTTCATCGTTGAATCTCTGGACGCCTCCTTCCGTTATCCTCAAGACTACCAGTTTTACATCCAGAACTTCACGGCGCTTCCCCTGAACACTGTCGTGCCGCCGCAGAGACAGGCCACCTTTGAGTACTCCTTCATCCCTGCGGAGCCCATGGGCGGGCGGCCCTTTGGTCTGGTCATCAACCTCAACTACAAAGATCTGAAC GGCAATGTTTTCCAAGATGCTGTCTTCAATCAAACGGTTACAATTATCGAGAGAGAGGATGGGTTAGATGGAGAAAC AATCTTCATGTATATGTTCCTTGCTGGTCTTGGGCTCTTGCTTGTTGTTGGCCTTCATCAACTCCTAGAATCCAGGAAG CGCAAGAGGCCCATCCAGAAGGTGGAGACAGGCACGTCCAGTCAGAATGATGTCGACATGAGTTGGATTCCTCAGGAAACTTTGAATCAGATCA ATAAAGCTTCACCAAGAAGGTTGCCCAGGAAACGGGCACAGAAGAGATCCGTGGGATCTGATGAGTAA